Proteins from a single region of Stappia sp. ES.058:
- the zwf gene encoding glucose-6-phosphate dehydrogenase, producing MVARVIEVDPFDLIVFGATGDLAHRKLLPALYHRDLDGQIPEDARIIACSRRDMSDEQYRTFADEAVREHVNDVEAPALERFLARLSYIAVDAAGTRGWPELAERLKGREEVVRAFYLAVAPDFFGTICERIGDHGLTTDLARVVIEKPIGKDGASARALNAAIGEVFREDQIFRIDHYLGKETVQNLMALRFGNALFEPLWNAAHIDHVQITVAESLGVEGRAGYYDTAGAMRDMVQNHILQLLCLVAMEPPESMNADSVRDEKLKVLKALKQMDAEMASKATVRGQYRAGASAGGAVRGYLEELDDPTSQTETFVAIKAEIANWRWANVPFYLRTGKRLAARVSEIVVQFRPIPHSIFETEAGEISSNRLVIRLQPDEGVRMQIMIKDPGPGGMRLRQVPLDMSFATAFKVRNPDAYERLIMDVIRGNQTLFMRRDEVEAAWAWVDPILEDWATLKDLPKGYTSGTWGPSAAIALIERDGRTWFEDLM from the coding sequence ATGGTCGCCCGCGTCATCGAAGTCGATCCGTTCGATCTCATCGTGTTCGGAGCAACGGGAGATCTTGCCCACCGCAAGCTTCTCCCCGCGCTTTATCACCGCGATCTCGACGGACAGATCCCGGAGGACGCGCGGATCATCGCCTGTTCACGCCGCGACATGAGCGACGAGCAGTATCGCACTTTCGCAGACGAAGCCGTGCGCGAACATGTCAACGACGTGGAAGCCCCCGCGCTGGAGCGGTTTCTTGCAAGGCTGAGCTATATCGCCGTCGACGCGGCGGGAACACGCGGATGGCCGGAACTCGCCGAACGCCTGAAGGGCCGCGAGGAGGTGGTGCGCGCCTTCTATCTGGCCGTCGCACCGGATTTCTTCGGCACCATCTGCGAACGGATCGGCGACCACGGCCTGACCACGGATCTTGCCCGCGTCGTGATCGAAAAGCCGATCGGCAAGGATGGTGCCTCGGCGCGCGCGCTGAATGCGGCGATCGGCGAGGTGTTCCGCGAGGATCAGATCTTCCGCATCGATCACTACCTCGGCAAGGAAACCGTGCAAAACCTGATGGCGCTGCGCTTCGGCAACGCGCTGTTCGAGCCGCTGTGGAACGCGGCCCATATTGACCATGTGCAGATCACGGTCGCGGAATCGCTCGGTGTGGAGGGACGCGCGGGGTATTACGACACGGCCGGCGCCATGCGCGACATGGTGCAGAATCACATCCTCCAGCTTTTGTGTCTCGTGGCGATGGAACCACCGGAATCCATGAACGCCGATTCCGTGCGAGACGAGAAACTCAAGGTTCTCAAGGCGCTGAAGCAGATGGACGCCGAAATGGCAAGCAAGGCGACCGTGCGCGGCCAGTACCGCGCGGGCGCGTCGGCCGGCGGCGCGGTGCGCGGCTACCTGGAGGAGCTCGACGATCCGACCTCGCAGACGGAAACCTTTGTCGCGATCAAGGCGGAAATCGCCAACTGGCGATGGGCCAACGTGCCCTTCTACCTGCGCACCGGCAAGAGGCTGGCGGCGCGGGTCTCGGAAATCGTGGTGCAGTTCCGCCCCATTCCCCACTCCATCTTCGAAACCGAAGCCGGCGAGATTTCCTCCAACCGCCTTGTGATCCGCCTGCAGCCCGACGAGGGCGTGCGCATGCAGATCATGATCAAGGACCCCGGACCCGGCGGCATGCGGCTCAGACAGGTGCCGCTCGACATGTCGTTTGCCACCGCCTTCAAGGTGCGCAATCCCGATGCCTACGAGCGGCTGATCATGGATGTGATCCGCGGCAACCAGACGCTGTTCATGCGCCGCGACGAGGTGGAGGCGGCCTGGGCCTGGGTCGACCCGATCCTTGAGGACTGGGCGACGCTGAAGGACCTGCCGAAGGGCTACACCTCCGGCACCTGGGGGCCGTCGGCGGCGATCGCCCTGATCGAGCGCGACGGCCGCACATGGTTCGAAGACCTGATGTAG